A window of Zingiber officinale cultivar Zhangliang chromosome 5A, Zo_v1.1, whole genome shotgun sequence contains these coding sequences:
- the LOC121979731 gene encoding uncharacterized protein LOC121979731: MGSQLGMPYPYGVSPNQPPVILSNESRRATIDPSISDKESLTPSSVPATQVPPHSSQEEREVELEENESKRRFWSPDEDVKDQAFWKCIADYYNKHRPTGSMTRSYQRLKSHYYRVLKDYEKYTPQSVAYYSNKKARTSESGGNTSTSNPDTIVDLDDSEVRIRPIGQKAAKRKGKSKAREGDTMEHNIDKECQDIKEYQMQKMALREAEIFHKDYEILMKDTSEMTPGQLYLREKMVEKIKQRHGLV; encoded by the exons ATGGGTAGCCAACTTGGGATGCCTTATCCTTACGGGGTTTCTCCTAATCAACCACCTGTCATACTTTCGAATGAATCTAGAAGGGCGACTATTGATCCATCTATCAGCGACAAAGAATCTCTAACGCCATCATCTGTTCCAGCAACTCAGGTGCCACCGCACTCATCACAAGAAGAGCGTGAAGTTGAGCTGGAGGAAAATGAATCGAAAAgaagattttggtctcccgatgaagatGTG AAGGATCAAGCTTTTTGGAAATGTATTGCTGATTACTACAACAAACATCGCCCCACTGGATCTATGACGAGAAGTTATCAGCGTCTGAAATCACATTATTACAG ggttctcaaagactacgagaaataTACTCCACAATCAGTTGCTTATTACTCTAACAAGAAGGCAAGGACATCCGAGTCAGGAGGAAACACTTCAACATCAAATCCAGATACAATTGTTGATTTAGATGACTCTGAAGTCCGCATTCGTCCGATAGGGCAAAAGGCAGCGAAGAGGAAGGGCAAATCTAAAGCCAGAGAGGGCGACACAATGGAACATAACATCGACAAAGAATGCcaagatattaaagaatatcaaatgCAAAAAATGGCTCTGCGGGAAGCCGAAatctttcataaggattatgaaattcttatgaagGATACCAGTGAGATGACACCAGGACAACTTTATTTACGTGAGAAAATGgtagaaaaaattaaacaaagacaTGGCCTGGTGTAG